In Taeniopygia guttata chromosome 2, bTaeGut7.mat, whole genome shotgun sequence, one genomic interval encodes:
- the VSTM2A gene encoding V-set and transmembrane domain-containing protein 2A isoform X4, which produces MMGIFLAYIGFIFFSVMYIQQGLSTQAKFTEFPRNVTATEGQNVEMSCAFQSGSTSVYLEIQWWFLRAAEDQEAGAEVTGTQVEFLPERDLDSDGTKISTVKVQGNDISHKLQISKVRKKDEGLYECRVTDANYGDLQEYKAQAFLKVNANSHSRRMQAFEASPMWLQDMKPRKNISAAVPSSIHNSANQRVRATSSPEAAAKIPKQSPQSVHAKTFMGTRANLAS; this is translated from the exons ATGATGGGGATCTTTTTAGCTTATATTggattcattttcttttcagttatgTATATTCAACAAGGACTTTCTACCCAAG CAAAATTCACAGAGTTTCCCCGAAATGTCACGGCCACTGAAGGGCAGAACGTGGAGATGTCTTGTGCTTTCCAAAGTGGCTCTACTTCGGTGTACCTTGAAATCCAGTGGTGGTTTCTGCGGGCAGCTGAGGACCAAGAGGCTGGTGCTGAGGTGACAGGCACTCAG GTGGAGTTCCTGCCCGAGCGGGACCTGGACAGTGACGGCACGAAGATCAGC ACAGTGAAGGTACAAGGGAATGACATCTCCCACAAGCTGCAGATTTCAAAAGTGAGGAAAAAGGATGAAGGCTTGTATGAGTGCAGGGTGACCGATGCCAACTATGGAGACCTTCAGGAATACAAGGCCCAGGCATTTCTCAAAGTCAATGCTAACAGCCACTCCCGGCGAATGCAAGCCTTTGAGGCATCCCCGATGTGGTTGCAAGACATGAAACCTCGTAAAAACATCTCAGCAGCTGTCCCAAGTAGCATCCACAATTCTGCCAATCAGCGTGTAcgtgccacctccagccccgaagcagcagccaaaatccccaaacaaagTCCGCAGTCAG